Within the Bacillus pumilus genome, the region TCTCTAAAAACGGAATATCCATTCCTAAAAACACAAATCTCACTTTTACCATTGATCCAAATAATTTCAAATTAGTAGTGAGTGGTTCAAAAGACGAATCGCTCATGAAACAAATAGAAGACTTATTAAATACAACCAACAATACAAGAGAACTATTTTTTCATATTATGAAAAGTAGAAATGATGATTCTACTCAATTCACACCTGATTCTCTGGCAAAGTTCCATCTTGTCAACCAAATCAAAACGGTGACAGGCTACAATTTAAAAGATTTAAGTATTGTAAACGGTCAATTTATAACGGATAACGGAGCGAATATTTTTGATCTATACAAAGAAGAACTCCTGAAAAATCCATATACAGCTGAAAATGCACGTATTGCCGCTTCACATTATGGTGCACAACTATTTGACCTAGCGAAAAACGGGTTTGATTCTATTCCAGATTTGGTGTTATCTATTGGTTATCAAAACGGCTCTTTACAAGACATTGGACAAAAAGAGAATTATGGGATTAAGAGAACAATAGATTAACAAAACGTGGACGACAACAGGTACAAAACCAGATACCGTTAATAAAAGACTCTATAACAATTGATGTTACAGAGTCTTTTCTATTGAGATGCGTTGGTTGGCTGTTCAACGAAACCTCCTCATGGTAATTTTGACTATAGACGATGTTTTTCACTTTTTTATTGGTGAAAATGTTAAAATGATGAGTAGCGTATTTTTTTATGAAAGGACGGTGCTTGGCATGACGGAACTTCTCGATGACCGGCTGCCGCCGCAAAATATAGAAGCCGAGCAGGCCGTATTAGGTGCTGTTTTTTTAGAACCATCTGCGCTCACGCTCGCTTCTGAGGTATTAATTCCAGAGGATTTCTATAGAATGTCGCATCAAAAGATTTATAATGCGATGCTTGTACTTGGTGATAGAGGGGAACCGGTCGATCTTGTTACGGTGACATCTGAACTGGCCAATACAGATTTACTAGAAGAGGTAGGCGGGATTTCGTATTTAACCGATATTGCGAACTCTGTCCCAACTGCCGCAAACATAGAATACTATGCAAAAATTGTAGAAGAGAAATCTATTTTAAGACGTCTGATCCGCACGGCGACAACCATTGCACAGGATGGATACACGCGTGAGGATGAAGTAGAGGATCTGTTGAGTGATGCTGAAAAGACCATTATGGAAGTGGCGCAGCGTAAAAACTCAGGAGCTTTCCAAAACATTAAGGACGTGCTTGTTCAGACATATGATAATATTGAACAGCTTCATAACCGAAAAGGCGATATCACAGGGATTCCAACAGGTTTCTCCGAGCTTGATCGGATGACAGCTGGATTCCAGCGAAATGACTTAATTATTGTAGCAGCTCGTCCATCAGTAGGGAAAACGGCTTTCGCATTGAACATCGCACAGAATGTTGCGACCAAAACGGACGAAAGTGTCGCCATCTTTAGTTTAGAGATGGGATCTGAGCAGCTAGTTATGCGTATGCTATGTGCTGAGGGGAATATCAATGCACAAAACCTAAGAACCGGTAATCTGACAGAAGAGGACTGGGGCAAGCTGACAATGGCAATGGGCTCGCTATCTAATAGTGGGATTTTCATTGATGATACACCTGGAATCAGAGTAAGTGAAATTCGCTCAAAATGCCGCCGCTTGAAGCAAGAAAACGGTCTTGGAATGATCTTGATTGACTACTTACAGCTTATTCAAGGGAGCGGACGATCAAGCGATAACCGTCAGCAAGAGGTTTCTGAAATCTCTCGGGCATTAAAATCGCTGGCAAGGGAGCTTGAAGTTCCAGTTATTGCTTTGTCTCAGCTTTCACGTGGAGTAGAGCAGCGTCAGGACAAACGTCCGATGATGTCTGATATTCGTGAATCAGGAAGTATCGAGCAGGATGCCGATATCGTGGCATTCCTTTATCGTGATGATTACTACGACAAAGAATCAGAGAATAAGAACATTATTGAAATCATCATTGCCAAACAGCGTAACGGCCCAGTGGGTACAGTATCACTGGCGTTCGTCAAAGAATATAACAAATTCGTCAACCTGGAAAGAAGGTTTGACGATGCGGGTGTTCCGCCCGGTGCTTAAAGCCCAGCTCAAGAAGCTGGGCTTTTTTTTAATGGATCTACATCGAAAGAATGATTGAAAAACGATCGAAATGAGGAGGAGAGAAAGATTGAGAAATCGTATACTAAAAGAAGAAAAGGAGTGATGACTGATGAAATTTCAACAGTTCGAAGCCGCTCAATTACGCATCGCACGCCCAACCGTCAACATGGAAGAGGTTGTGTCCTTTTATGAAGAAGGCTTAGGGCTCAAACGAATAGGCTCGTTTGATCAGCATGAAGGATATGATGGTGTCATGCTGGGGCTCCCTCATCAGCATGTTCATTTAGAAATCACAAAGCATGAAGAAGAAGAAAGTTTGCCCGCCCCGCATCCAGAACAGCTTCTTGTGTTCTATATTCCGGATGCTGAGGAATTTCAGCAAATGAAAGAGAGGTTGCTCTCATTTGGCGGACGGCAAGTCACCTCTACAAATCCATATTGGGAACGGGGTGGAGCAACCATTGAAGATCCAGATGGGTATCGCATTGTGCTCATGAACACAGATGGCATCACCCCTGTTTAAAAAGACTCCCATGCCCGGGAGTCTTTTCTGTTATGAACGAGGTGTGACACGCAGTTTCAGCTCTTTCAGTCCATACATGCTGCTGCTTGTCATCGGAACATAAGAAAGGAGCTCTAGCGCCTCATATCGTTCTATGAAAATCTTTATAGCTGTACATGCTTCAAGACGTGCTAGTGGTGCGCCAAGGCAGAAATGGATACCGTGCCCGAAACCAATATGAGGATTAGGATGGCGGTGTATATCGTATTCATGTGCGTTTGAAAATTGACGCTCATCTCGGTTGGCGGAAGCAAGAAACACAATCACATTGTCGCCCCTTTTCAACACTTTCTCTCCAAGTTCTGTATCTTTTGTGACATAACGAACAATCGCAGGAGCTGGTGCACGAAAACGGACAGCCTCTTCCACCGCACGTGGGATGAGTTCAGGAGATTGGGCGAGCGCTTCATACGCACCAGGCTGTTCTAACAAGCTGAACATCATATTGGAGATCAAGTTGGTGGTTGTTTCGTTGCCGGCTAAAAGAAGAAGATTACAAAATGGAATGAGTTCATCTGCTGACAGTTTGTCTCCATTCTCCTCCGCTTGAATGATGAGGGAAATTAAATCATCACCAAGGTTGTGACGTTTCTTTTCAATGGTGTCTGCAAAAAATGCCATCATGTCAGCTTCCCCTTTGTCACGTGTTTTCTGCCATTCAGCTACATCCTTCTCACTTTCACTTTTAGGCATGCTGACGAGAATATCTGACCATTCTTTAAAAGATTGTTTATGCTCTGAGGGCACACCTAAAAGCTCTGCAATGACAATGACAGGAAGCGGATAGGAAATGTCTTGCACTAGGTCAATCTCTTTTTTTCCTTCAAGTTGTGCCATCAGTTCATCCATTAATTCATGAATACGAGGCTCCCACAATTTCATGACTCGAGGGGTAAAGGCTTTGCTGACAATGGAGCGGATGCGAGTGTGATTGGGAGGGTCCATCATCACCATTGTTTTCATCAGTGAATGCTTCCGCTGGTTTTTAGGAGGCTGACTCGAAAAGGTATCTTTATCGATTGTCACGCGCCTTGCTTCCTCGTAGGTGAATACACTCCACGTTCGGCTGGCTTCGTCAAAATGAACAGGTGATGTCTTGCGCATGTTGGCATACCAATCAAATGGGTGATACGGGTCCTGCTTGTTTTTTCCTCTTAATAACGTTTTTTGCACGGCACTTGGGGACGTTGTTTCCATGATCATCACTCCTTATAGTTTGTCAGATGCTTCCTTTTTTTCGTTGTGTTAGATTAAAGTTAATTCATCAGCTTGGAGGATTCAACCAACAGAAAAGCGAAATCTGTTGAAGAAAGTAGGAAGGGGAGAGCGGCTTGTGGCGGATTGCTACAGAGGGGATAAGCGCGCAACGGAATCAAAGCAGCAATTAAGAAAAGCATTATTTCAATTATTAAGCGAGAAAGAATGGGGGAAGATTTCTGTACAGGATTTGACGAAAGTGGCAGGCATCCACCGCACAACCTTTTATCAGCATTATGAGGATAAATTTGATCTTGCCCAGCAGGTGATGGATGAGATGTTTGATGTGATGAAGTGCGCCATTTTTGCGCCTGTACAAGAAGATGATTTAGAAAAAGAGCATCCGGCATATGTATATATTTTTCGATTTTATCAGCATTTGCAAGAGCATGAAAAGGAGTATCAAATTCTCTTGAAACGAGGGCGAGAGCTTAATATTCATGAAACGGTTCGGGCTTTTTTTGAAGAAAGTTTTTCTTTGGGAAAAGAGGGGGTTGCAGGCTCAAAGCCTGATCCGCAACTCGTTCCTATCGACATGCAGAAGCAATTCGTTATTTCTGCTTACATTGGAACGGCTGAATGGTGGCTGAGGACAGGTAGACCGTATTCACCAGAATTTATGGCAAATTCGATGATTCATTTAATTGAAAATCAATAGAAAGTAAGAACTATCAAAAACATTGGTTTTACTCAAAATCTCCCTTTTTAAGCGCTGAAGAAGTGAGTAAAGCGCTTTTTCTCATATTTAAAACGAACAAAATTTGATTCCGAGATATTAATGTTCGGATTTCACGTTGACTTTTTCGGTTTGCATTGATAAAATAAATGTGTTTGAAAGAGATAACGTTTTGAAAGGTTAACGGAGGTGCACGATATGTCTTCAGTAGTCGTAGTAGGTACGCAGTGGGGTGACGAAGGGAAAGGGAAAATTACCGATTTCCTTTCAGAAAATGCAGAGGTGATTGCCCGTTATCAAGGGGGAAACAATGCAGGTCACACGATCAAATTTGATGGAGTGACTTACAAGCTACACCTCATTCCGTCCGGTATTTTTTATAAAGAGAAAACTTGTGTCATCGGTAATGGAATGGTAGTTGATCCTAAAGCGTTGGTCACTGAGCTTGCGTATCTTCACGAACGGAATGTGAGTACAGATAACCTCAGAATCAGCAATAGAGCCCATGTGATTTTACCTTACCATTTAAAATTGGACGAGGTAGAAGAAGAGCGGAAAGGGGCTAACAAGATCGGTACGACGAAAAAAGGAATCGGACCAGCTTATATGGACAAAGCAGCTCGTATCGGTATCCGTGTCGCAGATCTATTAGATCGTGAAGTATTTGAAGAGAAGCTTGCTCGTAATCTAGAAGAGAAAAATCGTCTTTTAGAGAAAATGTACGAAGCAGAAGGCTTCAAGATTGAAGATATTTTAGATGAGTATTATGAATATGGCCAGCAAGTGAAAAAATATGTCGTAGATACATCTGTTGTCTTGAATGACGCACTAGATGAAGGCCGCCGCGTGCTATTTGAAGGTGCACAAGGTGTTATGCTTGATATCGATCAAGGGACATATCCATTTGTTACGTCATCTAACCCAGTGGCTGGGGGAGTGACGATTGGTTCTGGTGTAGGACCAACGAAGATTCAACATGTGGTCGGCGTGTCAAAAGCGTACACAACACGTGTTGGAGATGGCCCATTCCCGACAGAACTCCATGATGAAATTGGTGATCAAATCCGTGAGGTTGGCCGTGAATACGGTACAACAACTGGACGCCCGCGCCGTGTTGGCTGGTTTGACAGTGTTGTTGTCCGCCATGCTCGTCGTGTGAGCGGGATTACAGATCTATCTCTTAACTCAATTGATGTACTGACAGGGATTGAAACATTGAAAATCTGTGTCGCTTATAAATTGAACGGAGAAATCACAGAAGAATTCCCAGCAAGTCTAAATGAACTAGCGAAATGTGAGCCTGTCTACGAAGAAATGCCAGGATGGACAGAGGATATTACAGGCGTGAAGAATTTAAGCGAACTGCCTGAAAATGCCCGTCATTATTTAGAGCGCATTTCACAATTAACAGGTATTCCACTTTCCATTTTCTCAGTCGGACCAGATCGTTCTCAAACGAATGTTGTCCGCAGCGTGTACCGTCCATAATCATAGACTGATCAAACACCAGTAAAATTGCACATTTTACTGGTGTTTTTTTGTTTAAATATTTCTTAATTTCTGTAGAACAGGCTTCCGATCATTACCAAAATATGATAACTGTATAGGGGGAAGGAGCGTTCTAGTGAAAGAAAGAATAAGATTATTAGATATTTTAAGAGGTTTCGCCATATTAGGCACATTGGGGACGAACGTCTGGTTTTTTGCGTATGCAGGGGATACCTTTGCGACAGATCAGATTGCAGATGAATATGAGAATGGCAGTTTTCTAGAAAGCC harbors:
- a CDS encoding adenylosuccinate synthase, whose protein sequence is MSSVVVVGTQWGDEGKGKITDFLSENAEVIARYQGGNNAGHTIKFDGVTYKLHLIPSGIFYKEKTCVIGNGMVVDPKALVTELAYLHERNVSTDNLRISNRAHVILPYHLKLDEVEEERKGANKIGTTKKGIGPAYMDKAARIGIRVADLLDREVFEEKLARNLEEKNRLLEKMYEAEGFKIEDILDEYYEYGQQVKKYVVDTSVVLNDALDEGRRVLFEGAQGVMLDIDQGTYPFVTSSNPVAGGVTIGSGVGPTKIQHVVGVSKAYTTRVGDGPFPTELHDEIGDQIREVGREYGTTTGRPRRVGWFDSVVVRHARRVSGITDLSLNSIDVLTGIETLKICVAYKLNGEITEEFPASLNELAKCEPVYEEMPGWTEDITGVKNLSELPENARHYLERISQLTGIPLSIFSVGPDRSQTNVVRSVYRP
- a CDS encoding VOC family protein — its product is MKFQQFEAAQLRIARPTVNMEEVVSFYEEGLGLKRIGSFDQHEGYDGVMLGLPHQHVHLEITKHEEEESLPAPHPEQLLVFYIPDAEEFQQMKERLLSFGGRQVTSTNPYWERGGATIEDPDGYRIVLMNTDGITPV
- a CDS encoding TetR/AcrR family transcriptional regulator, with amino-acid sequence MKKVGRGERLVADCYRGDKRATESKQQLRKALFQLLSEKEWGKISVQDLTKVAGIHRTTFYQHYEDKFDLAQQVMDEMFDVMKCAIFAPVQEDDLEKEHPAYVYIFRFYQHLQEHEKEYQILLKRGRELNIHETVRAFFEESFSLGKEGVAGSKPDPQLVPIDMQKQFVISAYIGTAEWWLRTGRPYSPEFMANSMIHLIENQ
- the dnaB gene encoding replicative DNA helicase encodes the protein MTELLDDRLPPQNIEAEQAVLGAVFLEPSALTLASEVLIPEDFYRMSHQKIYNAMLVLGDRGEPVDLVTVTSELANTDLLEEVGGISYLTDIANSVPTAANIEYYAKIVEEKSILRRLIRTATTIAQDGYTREDEVEDLLSDAEKTIMEVAQRKNSGAFQNIKDVLVQTYDNIEQLHNRKGDITGIPTGFSELDRMTAGFQRNDLIIVAARPSVGKTAFALNIAQNVATKTDESVAIFSLEMGSEQLVMRMLCAEGNINAQNLRTGNLTEEDWGKLTMAMGSLSNSGIFIDDTPGIRVSEIRSKCRRLKQENGLGMILIDYLQLIQGSGRSSDNRQQEVSEISRALKSLARELEVPVIALSQLSRGVEQRQDKRPMMSDIRESGSIEQDADIVAFLYRDDYYDKESENKNIIEIIIAKQRNGPVGTVSLAFVKEYNKFVNLERRFDDAGVPPGA
- a CDS encoding DUF4885 family protein, with the protein product MKINTSNATAVLNNQNVTDFNSHPAIKSTNEVMTESDRRMKILDEKYEKINEQNKRFNDPQDHIYNKYRNPYSSYFRSDLTKLEREAAYTMEMSWARNNKGGQYDFNDAIFRNEKRYDPTQESVEKKILNRQKVNEQLQDLFSKNGISIPKNTNLTFTIDPNNFKLVVSGSKDESLMKQIEDLLNTTNNTRELFFHIMKSRNDDSTQFTPDSLAKFHLVNQIKTVTGYNLKDLSIVNGQFITDNGANIFDLYKEELLKNPYTAENARIAASHYGAQLFDLAKNGFDSIPDLVLSIGYQNGSLQDIGQKENYGIKRTID
- a CDS encoding cytochrome P450 yields the protein METTSPSAVQKTLLRGKNKQDPYHPFDWYANMRKTSPVHFDEASRTWSVFTYEEARRVTIDKDTFSSQPPKNQRKHSLMKTMVMMDPPNHTRIRSIVSKAFTPRVMKLWEPRIHELMDELMAQLEGKKEIDLVQDISYPLPVIVIAELLGVPSEHKQSFKEWSDILVSMPKSESEKDVAEWQKTRDKGEADMMAFFADTIEKKRHNLGDDLISLIIQAEENGDKLSADELIPFCNLLLLAGNETTTNLISNMMFSLLEQPGAYEALAQSPELIPRAVEEAVRFRAPAPAIVRYVTKDTELGEKVLKRGDNVIVFLASANRDERQFSNAHEYDIHRHPNPHIGFGHGIHFCLGAPLARLEACTAIKIFIERYEALELLSYVPMTSSSMYGLKELKLRVTPRS